In the genome of Aureimonas sp. OT7, one region contains:
- a CDS encoding SCO family protein: MRWSHIALLAGAGLVVGATLAAFTAMVGGQDRQPTPGASISVADIGGPFTLTDTAGNPFTEKNLSGRPAAIFFGFTFCPDICPTTLYELGGLMKDLGPQADAIDFVFVSVDWERDGPQQVSRYLQAFDGRMIGLSGTQAQVEAAADAFKIHVQRVPLEDGGYTMDHTASVLLMGPNGRFVGTLDYDEPAETKLGKLRRLAGG, translated from the coding sequence ATGCGTTGGAGCCACATCGCCCTTCTGGCCGGCGCGGGCCTCGTCGTCGGTGCGACGCTGGCCGCCTTCACGGCCATGGTCGGCGGACAGGACCGGCAGCCGACGCCGGGCGCTTCCATCTCCGTCGCCGATATCGGCGGACCGTTCACGCTGACCGATACCGCCGGAAATCCCTTCACCGAAAAGAACCTGTCGGGGCGCCCCGCCGCGATCTTCTTCGGCTTTACCTTCTGCCCGGATATCTGCCCGACGACCCTGTACGAGCTCGGCGGCCTGATGAAGGACCTCGGCCCGCAGGCCGACGCCATCGATTTCGTCTTCGTGTCGGTCGATTGGGAACGAGACGGACCGCAACAGGTCTCGCGCTATCTCCAGGCCTTCGACGGCCGCATGATCGGCCTGTCGGGCACACAGGCCCAGGTGGAGGCCGCTGCCGACGCCTTCAAGATCCATGTTCAGCGGGTGCCGCTCGAGGATGGCGGCTACACGATGGACCATACCGCCTCCGTACTCCTAATGGGGCCGAACGGGCGTTTCGTCGGCACGCTCGATTACGACGAGCCGGCGGAAACCAAGCTCGGAAAGCTGCGTCGCCTGGCCGGCGGCTGA
- a CDS encoding ABC transporter substrate-binding protein has product MIRFLLSSTAFLVLSASLAQAQDTESVLRIGMTAADIPRTLGQPDQGFEGNRFTGLTMYDALTMWDLSKAEEPSALIPGLAIEWAVNDGDTTKWTFTLRRGVTFHDGSPFNADAVVWNVDKVLNEDAPQFDASQVGVTASRMPTLRSARAIDEYTVELTTSEPDSFLPINLSNLFMASPAHWQTLYDALPEGDNRAAQAWERFAAGASGTGPWKMDNFVPRERLELVRNEDYWDEARVPKTQRMILLPMPEANARTAALLADQVDWIEAPAPDAIPEIQGRGFTIEANEQPHVWPWQFSRLEGSPWNNIDVRKAANLCIDREGMRDGLLGGLMAPATGTVEEGHPWRGNPEFQIRFDPEEGRRLMEAAGYSAQNPLAVKTQTSASGSGQMQPLPMNEYIQQALAECHFAVELDVIEWNTLFTNWRRGANDPSANGANAINVTYAAMDPFFAMVRFLQSEMAPPTSNNWGFIDNPDFDALVDKARTTFDAEGRDAALAELHAASVDDAAFLWVAHDVGPRAMSPRVQNFVQPRSWFVDFSPVTMGE; this is encoded by the coding sequence ATGATTAGATTTCTTCTTTCCTCTACGGCGTTTCTTGTGCTGTCTGCATCGCTTGCGCAGGCTCAGGACACCGAAAGCGTCCTGCGGATCGGCATGACGGCTGCCGACATACCGCGCACGCTGGGCCAGCCGGATCAGGGTTTCGAAGGCAACCGCTTCACCGGCCTTACAATGTACGACGCCCTCACGATGTGGGATCTGTCCAAGGCCGAGGAGCCCTCGGCGCTCATTCCCGGCCTTGCCATCGAATGGGCCGTCAATGACGGTGACACCACCAAATGGACGTTCACGCTGCGCCGGGGCGTGACGTTCCATGACGGATCGCCCTTCAATGCGGACGCCGTGGTGTGGAACGTCGACAAGGTGCTCAACGAAGACGCACCGCAATTCGACGCCAGCCAGGTGGGCGTGACGGCATCGCGCATGCCGACATTGCGCTCGGCCCGCGCCATCGACGAGTATACGGTCGAGCTGACCACGTCGGAGCCGGATTCCTTCCTGCCCATCAACCTGTCCAATCTGTTCATGGCCAGCCCTGCGCACTGGCAAACGCTCTACGATGCCCTTCCGGAGGGCGACAACCGCGCCGCGCAGGCATGGGAGCGGTTCGCCGCCGGCGCCTCCGGCACCGGGCCGTGGAAGATGGACAATTTCGTGCCCCGCGAGCGGCTGGAACTCGTCCGCAACGAAGACTACTGGGACGAAGCGCGCGTGCCGAAGACACAGCGCATGATCCTGCTGCCCATGCCGGAGGCCAACGCGCGCACGGCGGCCCTTCTGGCCGACCAGGTGGACTGGATCGAGGCGCCCGCCCCCGACGCCATCCCCGAAATCCAGGGGCGTGGCTTCACCATCGAGGCAAACGAGCAGCCGCATGTCTGGCCGTGGCAGTTTTCCAGGCTCGAAGGCTCGCCGTGGAACAACATCGACGTCCGCAAGGCGGCCAATTTGTGCATCGACCGCGAGGGCATGCGCGACGGGCTGCTGGGCGGGCTGATGGCCCCGGCCACCGGCACCGTCGAGGAAGGGCATCCGTGGCGCGGCAACCCGGAATTCCAAATCCGGTTCGATCCGGAGGAAGGCCGCCGGCTGATGGAGGCGGCCGGCTACTCGGCCCAAAATCCCCTTGCCGTGAAGACGCAGACTTCGGCTTCGGGCTCCGGGCAGATGCAGCCTTTGCCGATGAACGAATATATCCAGCAGGCATTGGCCGAATGCCACTTCGCCGTCGAACTCGACGTGATCGAATGGAACACCCTCTTCACCAACTGGCGACGCGGAGCCAACGATCCGTCCGCCAATGGCGCCAACGCCATCAATGTCACCTATGCGGCAATGGACCCCTTCTTCGCCATGGTCCGCTTCCTGCAGTCGGAGATGGCGCCGCCGACATCCAACAATTGGGGCTTCATCGACAATCCCGACTTCGATGCGCTGGTGGACAAGGCACGCACGACCTTCGACGCCGAAGGGCGTGACGCGGCTCTTGCCGAACTGCATGCGGCCTCGGTCGATGATGCGGCTTTCCTGTGGGTGGCGCACGATGTCGGCCCCCGCGCCATGAGCCCGCGCGTACAGAACTTCGTTCAGCCGCGCTCGTGGTTCGTCGATTTCTCGCCCGTGACGATGGGCGAGTAA
- a CDS encoding ABC transporter permease, whose translation MLVYAVKRLVAVVPIVFFVALVCFLLVHIAPGDPLVSILPPDASAALEAQLRVAYGFDRPLPVQFGLWIMNALGGDLGTSIASGRPVLAEVLRAVGNTLLLAGVAALIGFFLGLGLGLLAGYFRDTIIDRVATGIAIAGVSVPHYWLGMVLVIVFSVRLGWLPAVGAGSGAWSWNWSHIQFLILPAVTMAVIPMGIVTRTVRALVGDILNQDFVEALRAKGLGEGRIFAHVIKNAAPTAIAVMGLQLGYLMGGSILIETVFSWPGTGFLLNSAIFQRDLPLLQGTILVLALFFVFLNLIVDLAQAAIDPRIKRS comes from the coding sequence ATGCTCGTCTATGCCGTCAAGCGCCTTGTCGCCGTCGTGCCCATCGTCTTCTTCGTGGCGCTCGTGTGCTTTCTGCTGGTTCACATCGCGCCAGGCGATCCGCTCGTATCCATCCTGCCGCCGGATGCCTCCGCCGCGCTGGAGGCGCAGTTGCGAGTCGCCTACGGTTTCGACCGCCCCCTGCCGGTGCAATTCGGCCTGTGGATCATGAATGCGCTGGGCGGCGATCTCGGCACCTCCATCGCATCCGGCCGCCCGGTGCTGGCCGAAGTGCTGCGCGCCGTGGGCAACACACTGCTTCTGGCGGGCGTCGCCGCGCTGATCGGGTTCTTTCTGGGGCTCGGGCTTGGCCTTCTGGCCGGGTATTTCCGCGACACGATCATCGACCGGGTGGCGACCGGTATCGCCATCGCCGGCGTGTCGGTGCCGCATTACTGGCTGGGCATGGTGCTCGTCATCGTCTTCTCGGTCCGGCTGGGATGGCTGCCGGCCGTCGGCGCCGGGTCCGGCGCATGGAGCTGGAACTGGAGCCATATCCAGTTCCTCATCCTGCCGGCCGTTACCATGGCCGTCATTCCCATGGGCATCGTCACGCGGACCGTGCGGGCCCTTGTCGGCGACATCCTCAACCAGGATTTCGTCGAGGCGTTGCGTGCCAAGGGCCTCGGCGAAGGGCGCATCTTCGCCCATGTCATCAAGAACGCGGCCCCTACGGCCATTGCCGTCATGGGCCTGCAGCTCGGCTACCTCATGGGTGGATCGATCCTCATCGAGACGGTCTTCTCCTGGCCTGGAACGGGTTTCCTGCTGAATTCGGCGATCTTCCAGCGCGACCTGCCGCTGCTGCAGGGCACGATCCTGGTGCTGGCGCTGTTCTTCGTCTTCCTCAACCTGATCGTCGATCTGGCACAGGCCGCGATCGATCCTCGCATCAAGCGGAGCTGA